The Desulfocurvus vexinensis DSM 17965 genome segment GACCACGGCAGCCAGTATGTTTCGGACGTATTCCAGGACGAAATCGCCTTCCTGGGCATCAAGAGTTCTCCGTCCTATGTGCGTGAGCCGCAGGGCAACGGGATCGCGGAGCGCTTCGTGCGCACCCTCAAGGAAAACCTGCTCTGGGTCAGGCACTTCGACACGGTTGAAGAACTGAGACTGGCCCTGCTGGAATTCAAGGAAACCTACAATCGGGAATGGATCGTTGGCCGACACGGGTACAAGACCCCGGCCCAGGTCAGAAAGGAGCAGACCGCCCCGGTGTCAATAGCGGCCTGATTAGCGCAAATGAGTGTCCAAAAAACTGTAGACCGCTACACTCTCCAGCTGGGCGTTGAGGTCGCGCAGGGACTGCTCGCGCTTGCGCACCTCGCGGGCCATGACGTCCACTTCCTTGACGATGGCCCGGATCTCCTCCTGGGGCGGGTCGGGGAACTGGTAGCCGTAATCCCCGCGCGAGATGCGCTGGATGCCCGCGATGAGCTCGTCCAGCGGATGCTTGAGGAACTTGCGCAGCAGGGCCCCGGTGACGGTGGTCACCACCAGCAGCACCACCAGCAGGGTGATGACCGTGGAGGAGAGCATGCGCCGCACGTTGCTGTCGTATCCCGCCGGGGACAGGGCCAGCTCCACGCGCGCGATGACGTTGCCGTCGTGCACGATGTCGCCGCCACGGGTGATCAGCTCGCCGGTGTGCTTGCGCGAGCTCTCATAGAGCACGGTCAGGTCGGGGTATTCGAGCACGCGCAGGGCGGCCATGTCCTCGTTGCGCATGTGGAAGTCGGCGATGTTGCGGATGTTGTCGCGGTCGATGGTCCAGACGGGCAGCTCCATGCTGATGCGCAGGTTGGAGAGGTACTCGTCGGCCCGGCGCTCCATCTGGCGCTTCTCGTTCTGCAACATCGTCTGGGCGTTGAAGAACGTCATGAGCGAGGCCGAGCCGCCGATGAGCAGGATGAGGGCGACGACGATGTCACGGGCGATGGTTCTCTTCATTGCGTCCCTGTCCGGTTGCCGTGGGCGGGGTGTTTGCGGGGCGGGCTGGCCTGCCCTTGCGCCTCGCCGTGTACCATATACCAGATACACCCCTCAGGGCGAGTGTAAAACTGCGCCCCGGGTGCGGATTCGGGGTTGCCTGGCGGAAGCGGCCAAGGCTAGCATGGCAGCCATGAAAGAAAAACACTGCGGCGCGCTCCTGCTGCGGGCCGTGTTTTGCGTGGCGCTCCTGGCGGTGGCCGTGGG includes the following:
- a CDS encoding integrase core domain-containing protein, which codes for DHGSQYVSDVFQDEIAFLGIKSSPSYVREPQGNGIAERFVRTLKENLLWVRHFDTVEELRLALLEFKETYNREWIVGRHGYKTPAQVRKEQTAPVSIAA
- a CDS encoding HAMP domain-containing protein; translation: MKRTIARDIVVALILLIGGSASLMTFFNAQTMLQNEKRQMERRADEYLSNLRISMELPVWTIDRDNIRNIADFHMRNEDMAALRVLEYPDLTVLYESSRKHTGELITRGGDIVHDGNVIARVELALSPAGYDSNVRRMLSSTVITLLVVLLVVTTVTGALLRKFLKHPLDELIAGIQRISRGDYGYQFPDPPQEEIRAIVKEVDVMAREVRKREQSLRDLNAQLESVAVYSFLDTHLR